One stretch of Halichoerus grypus chromosome 10, mHalGry1.hap1.1, whole genome shotgun sequence DNA includes these proteins:
- the SIRPB2 gene encoding signal-regulatory protein beta-2: MRELMSRQRRKKRNTPRPLSLASGAGDPEPDLWIIQPQELVLATTGDTVFLNCTVLGDGPSGPRRWFRGAGLSWEAIYNFEGISHPNVTAARASSGDFSILLQGASAEWAGTYYYCVKFQRKLNRQYLSGPGTRLRVKANRTSPQETEFTNEHVDRLFPSDLLSVFTLVVLGLKTMTLAALLLALAAYWRRRQQEDIKTPGPAGLGPP; the protein is encoded by the exons aTGAGGGAGCTCATGAGCAGACAGCGGAGGAAGAAACGGAATACACCAAGGCCCCTCTCTTTGGCTTCAGGAGCTGGGGACCCAGAGCCAGACCTCTGGATCATCCAGCCCCAGGAGTTGGTATTGGCAACCACCGGAGACACTGTATTCCTGAACTGCACAGTGCTTGGAGATGGTCCCTCAGGCCCCAGGAGGTGGTTTCGGGGGGCTGGTCTGAGCTGGGAGGCCATTTACAACTTTGAAGGCATCTCCCATCCCAACGTGACAGCAGCCCGGGCCTCCAGCGGGGATTTTAGCATTCTTCTGCAAGGTGCCTCTGCTGAGTGGGCAGGCACCTACTACTACTGTGTCAAGTTTCAGAGGAAACTCAACAGACAATACCTGTCCGGACCGGGCACCAGGCTGAGAGTAAAAG CAAACCGCACTTCTCCCCAGGAGACAGAATTCACCAATGAACATGTAGACAGGCTCTTTCCATCAG ACCTCCTGTCTGTGTTCACACTTGTGGTCCTGGGGCTGAAGACAATGACCTTGGCCGCACTCCTGCTGGCCCTGGCTGCATACTGGAGGAGGCGTCAGCAAGAAGACATCAAGACCCCAGGCCCAGCAGGACTGGGCCCCCCTTAG